A window of Hyalangium ruber contains these coding sequences:
- a CDS encoding flavin-containing monooxygenase yields MTASKKDEGSFSPEALKEKYRLEREKRLRADGNAQYRDFSGIYEDFDKDPYVEPGFTRPALTEKIDVLIVGGGFGGMLTAVRLRQAGVESFRIVDKAGDFGGTWYWNRYPGAACDVESYIYMPLLEETGYMPTEKYAKAPEIFAHCQRIGRQFDLYKAALFQTQVEQLDWDEAARRWNITTHRGDRLAARFVVIAGGVMHKAKLPGIPGIETFKGHSFHTSRWDYAYTGGGPKGGMSRLADKRVGIIGTGATAVQAIPHLGASARQLYVFQRTPSGVGVRNNRPTDEAWVKTLGPGWQEERIRNFTALVSGREQDVDLVGDGWTYIFDDVASRLAKTPEEAAELRQLADFRKMEEIRARVAAIVKDPVTAEALKPYYNQMCKRPCFHDEYLETFNRPNVQLVDTDGKGVERITPTSVVVKGQEYEVDCLVYASGFEVASEYTRRLGFDIRGRGGKALRDSWANGPATLHGMHSRGYPNLLMFSPTQSGWAINFVHILGEQARHAAYIIERCLKRGVEAIEPSEQAQEQWWAEIVSRLHKGISFGGVDCTPGYLNNEGVRPPPSAIRYASFGGDTLAFIDVLRRWRNTDELSGLELTRGGEASNP; encoded by the coding sequence ATGACTGCGTCGAAGAAGGATGAGGGCTCTTTCTCTCCGGAAGCGTTGAAGGAGAAGTACCGGCTCGAGCGCGAGAAGCGGCTCCGAGCTGACGGCAACGCCCAGTACCGCGACTTCAGCGGCATCTACGAGGACTTCGACAAGGACCCCTACGTCGAGCCCGGCTTCACCCGCCCGGCACTGACGGAGAAGATCGACGTGCTGATCGTCGGCGGTGGCTTTGGCGGCATGTTGACGGCGGTGCGGCTGCGCCAGGCGGGAGTGGAGTCCTTCCGCATCGTGGACAAGGCGGGCGACTTCGGCGGCACCTGGTACTGGAACCGCTATCCGGGCGCCGCCTGCGACGTGGAGTCCTATATCTACATGCCGCTGCTCGAAGAGACCGGCTACATGCCCACGGAGAAGTACGCCAAGGCGCCGGAGATCTTCGCCCACTGCCAGCGGATCGGCCGGCAGTTCGACCTCTACAAGGCGGCGCTGTTCCAGACCCAGGTCGAGCAGCTGGATTGGGACGAGGCCGCCCGGCGCTGGAACATCACCACCCACCGAGGAGACCGGCTCGCGGCGCGGTTCGTGGTCATCGCTGGCGGCGTGATGCACAAGGCGAAGCTGCCCGGCATCCCGGGGATCGAGACCTTCAAGGGCCACAGCTTCCACACGAGCCGGTGGGACTACGCCTATACCGGCGGCGGTCCCAAGGGCGGGATGAGCCGGCTGGCCGACAAGCGCGTGGGCATCATCGGCACGGGCGCGACGGCGGTTCAGGCGATCCCCCACCTCGGGGCTTCGGCCAGGCAGTTGTACGTCTTCCAGCGCACGCCCTCGGGCGTCGGTGTGCGGAACAACCGTCCCACGGACGAGGCCTGGGTGAAGACGCTCGGGCCCGGCTGGCAGGAGGAGCGCATCCGCAACTTCACCGCGCTCGTCTCCGGTCGCGAGCAGGACGTCGACCTGGTGGGGGACGGTTGGACCTATATCTTCGATGATGTCGCGAGCCGCCTGGCGAAGACCCCCGAGGAGGCGGCCGAGCTCCGCCAGCTGGCCGACTTCCGCAAGATGGAGGAGATCCGCGCGCGGGTGGCGGCCATCGTCAAGGATCCGGTGACGGCCGAGGCGCTCAAGCCCTACTACAACCAGATGTGCAAGCGGCCCTGCTTCCACGACGAGTACCTGGAGACGTTCAACCGCCCCAACGTCCAACTCGTGGATACCGATGGCAAGGGTGTGGAGCGCATCACGCCTACGAGCGTGGTGGTGAAGGGCCAGGAGTACGAGGTCGACTGCCTGGTCTATGCCTCGGGCTTCGAGGTCGCGAGCGAGTACACCCGTCGCCTGGGCTTCGACATTCGCGGGCGCGGCGGCAAGGCCCTGCGTGACAGCTGGGCCAATGGCCCGGCGACGCTCCACGGCATGCACAGCCGCGGTTATCCGAACCTCTTGATGTTCAGCCCGACGCAGAGCGGGTGGGCGATCAACTTCGTTCACATCCTCGGTGAGCAGGCGCGGCACGCCGCTTACATCATCGAGCGGTGCTTGAAGCGGGGCGTCGAGGCGATCGAACCGTCGGAGCAGGCGCAGGAGCAGTGGTGGGCGGAGATTGTCAGCCGCCTCCACAAGGGCATCTCCTTCGGCGGTGTCGACTGCACACCCGGCTACCTCAACAACGAGGGCGTCCGGCCACCCCCGAGCGCGATTCGCTACGCCTCTTTCGGAGGCGACACGCTCGCGTTCATCGACGTCCTGCGGAGATGGCGCAACACCGACGAGCTCTCGGGCCTGGAGCTCACCCGTGGCGGAGAGGCTTCCAACCCATGA